In the Oscillospiraceae bacterium genome, TCTGCCGCAGGTCGGCAGCACCAATGCCTGGGCGAAGGAGAACATCGCCCAGTTCGGCCCGGTGGGGGCCGTGTATACCACCGACCAAACCGCAGGCCGGGGCCGTTTGGGCCGCGGCTGGGTCGACGCGCCCGGCAAAGGGCTGTACTACACCGCCGTCATCAAAACGGATCTGGCACAGCCGTCTACGCTGCCGTTGTTCGCGTCCTTGGCTGTCTGCGACGCATTAAAGCAGCGTTATGGTATTGACTGCCAGATTAAATGGCCCAACGACCTGCTGCTGAACGGAAAAAAGATCGTGGGCATCCTTTGCGAAGTCGCGCCCGACGGGCACAGCCTGGTGGTGGGCATCGGCATCAACCTGGCCCAGCCGCAGGAATATTTCGATATGGCCGGCCTGCCCCACGGCACCAGCCTGCTTTTGCAGGGCGTCAACGTGGACCTGGACACCGACCCCGAATGGCTGGCCCAGTATATGACAGATTTCGGTTTTGACCGCGCCCTCTACACCTATGAGGAGCAGGGGCTTGCCCCCTACCGTGAACAGTACAAGGCCCAGTGCGTCAACCTGGGCCGCCGCGTTACCTATGATGGCGGCGCAGGTATTGCCAAGGACATTGACGAGGAGGGCCGCCTCATCGTTCACGATGAATCCGGCGACACCCACGTTTTCACGGGCGAAGTCAGCGTCAAAGGCATCTATGGCGCGGTGTGAGCATGGGCTGGGCTTTTGTTCCTTCTTTGCAAAGAAGGAACCGAAGAAACTCCAAACAAAAAGCAAGGCATGGGCCAACGGCCCATGCCTTGCTTTTT is a window encoding:
- a CDS encoding biotin--[acetyl-CoA-carboxylase] ligase, translating into MNESVIYLPQVGSTNAWAKENIAQFGPVGAVYTTDQTAGRGRLGRGWVDAPGKGLYYTAVIKTDLAQPSTLPLFASLAVCDALKQRYGIDCQIKWPNDLLLNGKKIVGILCEVAPDGHSLVVGIGINLAQPQEYFDMAGLPHGTSLLLQGVNVDLDTDPEWLAQYMTDFGFDRALYTYEEQGLAPYREQYKAQCVNLGRRVTYDGGAGIAKDIDEEGRLIVHDESGDTHVFTGEVSVKGIYGAV